CCCGATATTGTAAACCGTCATCCCACCCTGAAAAAAAGACATCGATTCTTCCGCCTGCGAGAGAACATTCTGCAGGAGCCCGGCAGTACAGCTCTCCGCCACCGCAATGGTAAGTTTCTGTGTCCTGAGGGTGCTTTACAGCCGGTCCAGAAGTTTCCTGTCCGGAGTTTTGATTTGGGTAGAGCTCATCAGTTTATACAATTTTAAAAAATAATTACATAAGGTTAACGGTATGGCTGTTACCCGAATGTGTGTTTGTAATTTTAACAAAAACAGTTCCAAATGAACCGCGACGGAAACCATAAAAGTTTTTGGCAAGATGCCCAAAAAGAACACCACAACGCCAAACCTACCGTAAATGATTTTGAAACCATCATTGTTGGCGCAGGAATTACGGGAATATCACTGGCCATCGAACTGCAGAGGCGCGGCCAGAAATGCCTTGTACTGGAGAAAAATACCATTGGTTTCGGCACCACCGGCGGCACGACAGCCTTTATCAATAATTTTTTTGATGAATCGTACGACAGCCTCATCAGTAAATTCGGTGAAGACAAAGCGCAGACGGTTGCCGACCATGCGCTCAAAACCGTATCAATTATCAAAAACAATATTGAAAGGTACGGCATAGACTGTGATTTTGAGGAAAGCAGTTTTTACCTTTTCAGTGCCGAAAAAAAGCAGGACAAACCACTTGAAAAGATCCTCGAAGCCCATGATAAACTGAACGTCGAAACTTCTTCGACAGAAGAATTCCCTTTTGACCTCATTCCGCGAAAAGTGATTGAGATCAAAGGCCAGGCGCAGTTTCATCCCCTGAAATACATCACTGCACTTTCCGACCGGTTCGAGGCTAACGGCGGCCTTCTGCTCACCGGTACTTTTGTAAAAGGCTACGAACGGATGAATGACACCCTGAAAATTGAAACCGATGACGGTGAAATATTTACTGCAAAGCACCTGGTTTGGGCGACCCATATCCCGCCCGGGAACAACCGCTTCAACCTGCTATTAGCGCCTTACCGCAGTTATGCCCTGGCAGCGAAGATCAGTTACAAGCCGGAAGGTTTCCCACAGGCAGCCGATATTTACGATGCGTACCACTATTTCCGCTACGATAAAAAGGATGGCGAATACTTCCTCATCGTCGGTGGTTTTGATCATAAAACTGGTCATGAAGCTGATTCTGAGCAGCCTTTCGCTGACCTCGTACAGTATACCAAAAACCATTTTAACATCAACGAAATCAGTGAACAGTGGTCTTCTCAATATTACGTTCCCGCGGACGGACTGCCCTATATCGGGAAAATGCCGGGCGAAGAACACGTATACATTGCCACCGGCTATAACGGCAACGGCATCACGTGGGGTACGCTCGCTTCTCATGTCCTGGCGGATTTAATTCAGAATAAAGACAATGAACTGGCTGATATTGTTTCGCCGTCTCGAATTGAAATCAAAGCGAGCGCCGCCAGTGCTTTGAAGGAAAACTCGGACGCGGTTTTCCAACTGGTGAAAGACCAGCTTCTTGCCGGAAAATCAGCAGAACTGAATGAAATTGCCAACGGCGAAGGGAAAGTGATTGAATTTAAAGGCAAAAAAGTAGCCGCTTACAGGAACGATGAAGGAAATATTTCTTTCCTCTCGGCGGTTTGCCCGCATATGGGCTGTACCGTCAAATTCAACACCGCGGAGAAGTCATGGGACTGCCCGTGCCACGGCTCCCGTTTCGACCTGGAGGGAAATGTGCTCAACATTCCCGCAACCACCGGACTGGATAAAATTTAAATCATAAACAATATTATGGAAAATTCAGAAATCAAAAGCCCGCGCGGCATGGCCACCACCATTCCGGGCGAAACCACCACGATTACCCACAACCTGGACACCACGGATATTATCGTAGCACTTTATAACGTCGCTACCGGCAATGAGCTGAACAGCGGGATAACGGTTGTGGATGAAAATACGGTAACCATTTCCACTGCCAGCGGCGCACCGGAAAAAATCCGTGTCGTCATCATGGGCTTCTAAAATTTATTATAATGAAAGAATATAAAATGCAGGGCACGCCACCAGCTCACATTCCAGTAAAAACTGATTCACCCATATTACTGGAAGGCATCCACAGCAAAGAGCCAGAACCCATGCCCATTAACTACCCTGAGGACCAGCAGATCGGCTATGCCGTGATAGGTTTGGGGCATCTCACTTTAGGTGAAATCTTGCCCGCTTTAAAGGAATGTAAAAAATCAAAGATCGCCGCTCTAGTGAGTGGCCATCCCGAAAAACTGAAGAAAACCGGGCTGATGTACAACGTTCCGGAAAGTTCACAGTATTCGTATGAAGATTTTGATGAAATCGCCAATAACGATGATGTAGATGCCGTTTTCATCGTTCTTCCGAACAGCATGCACAAGGAATTCACCATCCGGAGTGCCAAAGCCGGGAAGCACGTCCTTTGTGAGAAACCAATGGCCATAAGTTCGGACGAGTGCCGCGAAATGATTGAAGCCTGTAAAGCCGCCAGCGTAAAGCTGATGATCGCCTACCGGATCCAGTACGAACCTTTTAATACTTATGTCAAAAATCAGATCAGGGAAAAAGCCATCGGCACAGTAAAATTTGTGGAAGCGCAGAACGGGCAGTCCAGTGGAAACCCCGATCACTGGCGTTACAAAAAAGCACTTTCCGGTGGCGGCGCTTTGCCGGACATTGGAATTTATTGCCTCAATACCACGCGGTTTATCCTGGATGCAGAACCGGAAGAAGTTTTTGCCTACCAGTACAGCAATCCGAAAGATCCTCATTTTAAGGAGATCGATGAGATGGTGAACTGGCAGATGAAATTCCCGGGCGGCGTTGTGGCGCAGTGCTCCACCAGTTACCAAATCCACACTTCGAAAAGATACCGGGTTGTGGGGGATGAAGGCTGGCTGAACCTTGACAATGCTTACGGCTACGTTGGGCAGAAGCTTTTGCACGGCAAGCCGGAAGAACATACACCGGTACAGGAAATCAGCATCAAGCATGTGAACCAGTTCGCACAGGAAATGGATTATTTCTCCGACTGTATCCTAAATGACACACAGCCCTATACCTCCGGCGAAGTCGGCCTTCAGGACCAGATCATCATTGAAGCCATTTATGAGTCCGCCAAAACCGGAAACGCCGTTTCACTGAAAGGAAAACTGCAGAAAAACCTTAACCGTGGCAAAGAACCCAGCATCTAAATCCAGACTCAAGATGAAAAACAGAATCTTAAAAATAGAGCACGAAGTCGGTCTTGGCGGTGTAGCCATAGGAACCGCATTTGAAAATATCACCGACAAACAGGCGGAAGACATACTTACCGGCGCATGGGCTGCAGGAGTGAGGCATTATGACACCTCACCATGGTATGGCCTTACCAAAAGCGAAAGACGTTTCGGAGAATTCCTAAAAACCAAGAACCGCGGGGAATTTATATTTTCTACGAAAGTCGGCCGACTCTTCGAACCCGTTTCCGAATCTGAAGTGCCGCCGGTGATGTGGAAAAACCCGCTCAACTATAATTTCAGGCACGATTATACTTGTGATGCTGTGATGCGGTCGATCGAGGATAGCCTGGAACGTACCGGCTTGGATTACATCGACATCATTTATGTTCACGACCTTTCGGAAGATCAGGTTGGCGACCGTTACAAATTTTTTATGGAACAGGCCAAGAACGGTGCCTTCAAAACACTCTCCAAGCTTCGGGACGAAGGCGTGATAAAAGCCTGGGGAATGGGCGTGAACAAAATAGAGCCCATTTTGGAATGTATCAAAGATGCGGATCCCGACATTTGTTTATCGGCCACACAATACTCAATTCTGGAACATGATGATGAGGTGGAATACCTTTTACCTGCTGTGAAAAAAGCGGGCGTTTCCCTGGTTTCAGGAGCGGGCTACAATTCAGGTTATATTGCAGGCAGAAAACGCTACAACTACAAGGAACAAATCCCGGTGAAAATAGAGGAGAAAAAGAAAAAGATGGATACCGTGGCAAAAAAGCATCATGTGGATTTGGTGCATGCTGCGTTACAGTTCGTCCTGGCAGCCGATGCATTTGCGGCAATTATACCCGGAGCGAGCACTCCGCAGCAGGTCACAGACAATGTGAAAGCCCGGACAACGGAAATTCCAAAAGTATTCTGGGACGACCTTCGCGCAGAAGAACTGATCCACAAAAATGCGGAAACTCCCACTTAACCACTACCCTTTTTCTTCATATTTAATAAATGAAATATTGCCTTCGCTTTCCACGAAGGCTTTTTTCACGTCGGAAACGTCTTCAATACCGTTCTCCCGGAGATTCGCCATCAGTTCGTCTTTCGTGATGAGCTCTCTGCGCATGTTTCTGTAAATAAGCCTTCCGTCTTTGATAATTTGCACAGGCCTGTGTTCAAACAGTTTCCGGAAAAACCCATGATGATAGGTAAGGTAATTCACGACATAATTGCATATCACAAAAACCACCAGCATGATCATGCCGTCGCCAAGCGTGGTAAAATCACCGAGCGCATGGGAAGCCGCCTCCGTCAGCAACAGAATGAAAACCAAATCCATCGCACCCAGTTCGCCCGCACTCCGGCGCGGGAGAACTCTGAGGATGAACAGGATCAAAAAATAGAGAATAATTCCTCTTAAAAGTATTTCAATAAGCGGCATTTCGGGAATGAAGATGTCTGCAGGATTTTCGGGAATGAATTTCATTATCAAAATTTAAAGTATTCAAACATAAACCATTTCAAACCGTTTGGGTTACACAATTAGCTGCCGGAATTTACACATCAGAATCATTTACGAACCATTACCCTATCTTTTGCTTTTTGAACATCCGTTAAAATGCCGTATTTTTGTCATTGAACAGTATTTAAAAAATCTTTTAAAAATTAAAATATGTCTAAAGCTATTTCACAGGTTCCTTACGCGGTAAACGAGCCTGTAAGAAGTTACGAGCCCGGTTCACCGGAGGTAAAATCCCTGATCGCCACTTATAAGCAAATGTGGAAAGAGAAAGTGGAAATCCCGATGTACATCGGCAATAAAGAGGTGAAGACGGACAAAAAAGTGCGCATAGAATCTCCACAGGACCATCAGCACGACCTTGGCTTCTTCTACGAAGGTGACATGAGCCACGTAGACATGGCAATTGAAGCTGCTTTGGCTGCCAAAAAAGACTGGAATGCCCTGGGCTGGGAACAGCGTGCCTCCATCTTCCTGAAAGCTGCAGAACTCGTTGCCGGCCCATACCGGGACAGGCTGAACGCGGCTACGATGATCGGACAGGGGAAAAACGTAATGCAGGCTGAGATCGATTCAGCGTGTGAGTTCATCGACTTCCTGAGATTCAATGTAGAATTCATGACGGAAATGTACGCCGAGCAGCCCGTATCCAGCGAAGGCATCTGGAACCGTTCAGAATACAGGCCTCTGGAAGGGTTCTGCTTTGCGGTGACGCCTTTCAACTTTACGGCGATTGCCGGAAACCTACCTTCATGTATGGCGATGATGGGCAACGTGGTGGTTTGGAAACCGTCCATGTCACAGGTATATTCGGCACAGGTGATCATGGAAATTTTCAAAGAAGCCGGACTTCCGGACGGCGTGATCAACCTGATCTACACCGACGGTGCACAGACGGCAGAGAAAGTACTCTCCCACCCTGATTTTGCAGGGCTTCACTTTACAGGTTCTACATCAGTTTTCCAGGGTATGTGGAAAATGATCGGCGACAACATCCACAAATACAAAACATACCCAAGAATCGTGGGGGAAACCGGTGGCAAAGATTTCGTGATGGTACACCCTTCTGCCGACGCCGCTGCCGTGGCTACTGCTTTGGTAAGGGGTGCTTTCGAATACCAGGGACAGAAATGTTCAGCAGCATCGCGGGCTTACATGCCCAAATCGCTTTGGGAGGAAGTAAAAACAATCATGGGTAAACAGCTGGAAACTGTAAAAATGGGATCCCCTGAAGATCCGTCAAACTTTGTAAACGCAGTAATCCACAGAGGTTCTTTTGAGAAGTGTAAAAAATACATCGATGCTGCCAGAGAAGCTTCAGATTCAAAAATTATTTTTGGCGGAAACTACGATGACAAGACCGGATATTTTGTGGAACCAACGGTCATCGAGGTTGAAAACCCGAACTATGTTTCTATGTGCGAAGAAATTTTCGGCCCAATCCTTTCCGTTTATGTCTATGAAGACCAAAACTGGAAAGAAACTTTGAAACTTGTTGATGAAACTTCGATATATTCTCTAACAGGTTCTATCTTCGCCAAAGACCGTTATGCGATCGACGAAGCTTACCACGCCCTTGAAAATGCGGCCGGCAACTTCTATATCAACGACAAACCGACCGGTGCGGTTGTAGGCCAGCAGCCATTCGGCGGCGCGAGAGCTTCCGGTACGAATGACAAAGCGGGATCCAAGATGAACCTGATGCGTTGGGTGTCCGTAAGAAGCGTGAAAGAAACCTTTGTTTCTCCCAAAGATTATAAATATCCATTCTTAGGGTAAAACCTTAGTTCATTAGGGTTTTTACAATTAAAGAATTAAAATGATTAACCCATGCCGCAGAATCTCTCTGCGGCTTCTTTTTTTGACAAAAAAGGAAATACTGATATTCTCTAACCAGAAAGAAAATCCGTTGTCTTTGTACAATATTTGATGTTTTATGGATTGATATTAACCTCAAAAATTTATTTATGAAAAAGATGATCATGCCGGTTCTGGTGATGAGCCTGGCTTTAATGTCGTGCAAGAAAAATGATAATACGGAAACTGCCGTTTCAACCACCGACTCTACAGCCACAGCAGTGGTAACCAACGATACGGCTACCGCTGCAACCGGTGATACCACCGCTATTTCTGTGGACTGGGCCGGAGCTTACGCGGGAACCCTGCCGTGTGCAAGCTGCCCAGGTATTGAAACTCAACTCACTTTAAACGACGACAAAACCTATACGCTGGAAAGCAATTACCTTGAAGAAAAAGACGGGAAATTCACCGATCAAGGAACATTCACTTTCTCGGATGACGGTTCATTCATCACCCTGAAGGATGCAAAGAAAGCCGATGAAAACCGAGTATTTTTCGTAGGTGAAGGCAAAGTATGGATGGCTGAAAAAGTGGGTGACAGATCCATGAAAAAAGATTATCAACTTGTAAAGCAGTAGGTTTACAGAATTATTGTTAATTTTATCCTGACCAAAAAATAATCTTATGAAAAAATTTATTTTGCCCGCCGCAATTGCAGCCATCACGTTTGTAAGCTGCGCCCAGAAAGAGGAAAAGCGCGAGGAGTACAAGGAAGACCATTACAAGAATGAAATGGTGAACAATCTTGGCGATTCGGCCGTAGCAGCCGCCGACAGTGTAAGCACGGCACCGACACCAGCAGCGAAGTCAGACACGCTAAAGTAACAGACAGAAAACTTCCGGCACAGACCGGAAGTTTTTTTTGGCTTTTTTGGAGGCTTGCTGTTTCAGATTATTCTTTTTTGTGCGATAAAGTTTTAACCGATTCCGTGCAAAAAAAAATATCCACTACGGAAAAAATTCACGTGGCGGATATTAATGATTTTATTTAAGAATTTTAATCAGTATTCGAAAAGGACACTTCCCCAGGTGAAGCCACTTCCGAAGGCGGACAGCAATACCAGATCCCCTCTTTTTATTTTACCTGAATGAATGGCCTCGCTCAATGCCAAAGGAATGGAAGCTGCGGTGGTATTACCGTATTTCTGGATGTTGTTGAACACTTTCTCATCAGGCAGTCCAAACTGCTGCTGCACGTACTGGGCAATTCTTAAATTCGCCTGATGCGGGATAAACATATCGAGGTCTTTCACTGTTTTACCGGCTTTTTGCAGTGCTTCATTCATAGTTTCAGGAAATCTGCTCACCGCGTGCTTGAAGACAAAATTCCCGTTCATAACCGGATAGATCTCTGCATCGGTCACATTCTCCGGCTCCAGGCGCATACGGTCGCTCCAGCCGTATTTGGATCCCGGAAACTTGGTACAAAGTTCATCGGCATATTTCCCTTCGGAATGCATATTGAAAGAAAGGATGTCGCCCGCTTTTTCATCTTCGCCTGCAGAAAGAACAACAGCACCCGCTCCGTCGCCAAAGATCACAGAAACACCTCTCCCGGCATCAGAAAAATCAAGTCCGAAAGAGTGTACTTCAGCACCCACTACCATGATATTTTTATAGGTTCCTGATTTTATGAAAGCATTTGCCACACTCATCGCGTACACAAAGCCTGAACACTGGTTTCTTACATCCAGAGCACCGATGGTATCGCAACCCAGCATTTCCTGCAGCAAAACACCGCAGCCCGGAAAAAAATAGTCCGGTGAAAGCGTTGCAAACACAATATAATCAATATCTTTAGCAGTAAGGCCGGCATTTTTAATCGCCATTTCAGAAGCCCTGAAGCCTAAATAGGCGGTAGTTTCGCGGGAATCGTTGCGGTTTTTGCGGTGGCGGCGCTGCCTGATGCCCGTACGCTCAGTAATCCATGCATCGCTGGTGTTCATCAGGCTGGCGAGGTCATCATTGGTTACCACGTTTTCCGGCACGTAATGACCAATCCCTTTTATGGTACTTTTAATCATAACTTTTTAGTAATTTGCTGCGCAAAAGTAAGATTTATTTTTTCAATTAAATTCAAATCAAGTCTTCTGAATATATGCCGATCGAGATTTTACTGAAAACCGACAGCTGCGAGTGGATTGATGTGGAAGGTGCCACCGAACAGGACCTCCAATTCCTGCACCAGCGCTATGACATCAACGAACTGTTGCTGGAAGATACCATCGATCCGAACCACCTGCCAAAATATGAAGAAGACGGCAGCCTGAAGTTTTTCCTCACCAGGGAAAATACCGAACTGGAACGCACCAACCTGAACAGCATCAGCGATGTAAGTACGAAACTTGGGATTTTCATCATAGATCAACTCATCATTACCGTACACCGGATGAAAAACCGCAGCGTTATGGAGCTGAAAAAAGAAGTTTTGCTGCATCCTGAGGGACAAACGGCCGACAAAATTGCTCTGAATCTGGCCCTGAAAGTGATGAAATCCTACGACGAGGAAGCGGAAAACATCCTGGAAATCCTCGACAATCTGGAGAATGAAATTTTCCTGAAGAACTCCAACCATTCCAGCCAACTGAGAAGGCTCTACAAACTGAAAAGAAAATCCGGCCTTAATACAAGAATCCTGAATATTTCCGCGGACTGGATTGAGAAATTCCGGAAACTGAACCTCACTGACTCTGAAACAACCGACCTGAAGGACAAATACAAGGATGTGGTTGCTGATTTCGACCATCTCAACGCGCAGATTACCAACCTGATTTCGATGTTTCTGGCCTTATCGGATCAAAAAGCGAATCAGGTGATGAAAATCCTGGCGATCTATTCGATGTATTTCCTTCCCATCACCTTTATTGCGGGGGTTTACGGTATGAACTTTGAAATAATGCCAGAACTGAAGCAGCCGCTGGGCTACTATGCGGTTTTAGGATTCATGGCGCTGATCGTCATCATCACCTTCATCTACGTGAGAAGGAAGCGCTGGTAGATTAGAACAAACCTTATTCTCTGCCTTTGAAATCCTTCATCGTATCATAAATTCCGAAGACATTCCGCATCACCCAGTCGAATGCGGGCAGCGGTAAAATTCCCTGGGAAAATCTGATAAACCAATACGGCAGTGGCATCGCGAGCATTTTGGTATCGTTTTCTATGGCTTTAATGATTCTTTCTGATGTTTTTTCGGGTTCCAGGATTGGGAGGAGTTTAGATTTTACACCGTCGAACATTCCGGTACTGATGTAGAACGGCATAATCGTAGTCACCGAAATATTCTTTTTCAGCTGCTCCATTTCCAGGCGGAGGCTGTCGCTCCAGCCTACAGCGGCCCATTTCGAGGCGGCATAAACGGACATTTTCGGGTTCGAAATCAGGCCGGCAGATGAGGCAATATTGCAAACAGCACCCAAGTTGCGCGCCATCATTCCCCGTAAAAATTCTGCGGTAATATGCATCAGTGCGCTGCTGTTGACGAGCATACTTTTGCTGATCTGTTCGTGGGTATGTTCGTGAAAATATTTCCCGACCACAATTCCGGCATTATTAATCAGAATATCTATTCCTCCGGTTTGAGTGTTTACTTTTTCAGCGGCAGATTTTATCTGTTCCAGATCCGAAATATCTACCTGAAACAGACTGATTTTGCCGTCCAAAGTCTGAAATTCGGCCTGGGTCTGCAGCAATCCTTCCTGATTGATATCCCAAATGACCAAGTGGCTGCAGCCGCGTTCCAGCGCTTTTCTTCCCATAATTTTCCCGATGCCGGAAGCGCCGCCGGTGATGAGGACTCTTTTGCCTTTAAAATTCATGTCCGAAGATTTTTACGAATTTAATGCAGAAAGTTTAGATTTTTTTAACTTTTTTAGAATTTCTTTAATGCGCCGCTTACCGATAATTAAAGTAAATTTGTTTTTATCAGGCAGAAGCCTTTAAACCGATAAAAAATGAACTACAACGAAATACTGGAACGCCAAAGGGAATTTTTTGCGACTCATAAAACAAAAAATTTAAAATACAGAAAGGAACAGCTCGAAAAATTGAAACGCATCATCCAGAACAATGAAAACCTGCTTAATGAGGCTATTTACAAAGATTTTGGCAAGTCAAAAGCAGACACGTTCACCACAGAAATCTCTTTTGTGCTGAATGACATTGATTATTACCTGAAAAACCTGAACTCACTCGCAAAACCAAAACGTGTAAAAACCAATCTGCTGAATCAGCCCGGAACCAGCAAAATTTACCCGGAACCATTGGGGAATACTTTAATCATCGGGGCGTGGAACTATCCGTATCAGCTGACTTTATCCCCGGCAGTTGCAGCGATAGCCGCCGGAAATACCGTGATTGCAAAACCCAGCGAAATTGCAGCAAACACGATGCAGGTGATGGCCAGGATCATCAATGAAAATTTCAATCCCGATGTTTTTTACTGCATGGAAGGCGGCATCGAAGAAACCACCGAAATTCTGAAAGAAAAATTCGACAAAATATTCTTCACCGGAAGCACCCGGGTTGGCAAAATCATTTATGAGGCCGCTGCCAAACATTTAACGCCGGTAACGCTGGAGCTTGGCGGCAAATCCCCGGCCATCGTCACTAAAAACTCTGATTACAAAATTGCCGCAAAACGTATTGTATGGGGAAAATTCCTGAATGCGGGGCAAACCTGTGTAGCTCCGGATTACGTTCTGGTGGATCAATCGATCGAAGAAAAATTTCTGGAATACCTGAAAGAATATATTGTCGAATTCAATTACCGTGAAGGCAGCGAACACTACACGAGAATTATCAATCAACGGAATTTCAGCCGACTGACGAATTTAATCCATAAAGAAAAAATCTATCTGGGCGGAAATTACAGCGAACAAAACCTGCATATCGAACCCACAGTTTTGCGCGGGGTGGACTGGGATGATGCGGTGATGAAGGAAGAAATCTTCGGGCCGGTGCTGCCTGTTTTAACTTACAATGTGCTGAATGAAGCCCTGAACGAAATTACAGCACACGAAAAGCCTTTAGCGGCTTATATCTTTACGAATGACCATGGAGAAAAGAAACTTTTTACTGACAAAATCTCCTTCGGTGGCGGCTGCATCAATGATGTGGTGATGCACCTTTCCAACGGATCGCTTCCATTTGGGGGCGTAGGAAATTCAGGGATCGGCAGTTACCATGGAAAATATGGCTTTGAAACTTTCTCCCATCAAAAAGCAGTTCTGGAGCGCGCCACCTGGGGCGAACCGAATTTAAAGTATCCGCCTTACACAGAAAACAAACTGAAATGGATCAAGCGCGTGCTCTGATATCATTTATAAAAAGAAAAATCTCAAACCAAATGATGCAGGCTGAGAATCATCCAAATCGTCCGGAGGTCCGGAAAAAGTGCAAAAAAAAGCCGTTTTCACCTTTTGTGAGACGGCTTCTTTATTTTAATAAATTTTAAACTGCTAGCCTTTCGGTTTCCAGGCTTCGAAGAAGGCTTTCACTTTTTCCAGGCTGTAGCCTTTCCCTTCCTCAAGAACTCCGCTTTCCTGGGTGTGGATTTGCCTGCCGTCCTTATCCAAAACAATGAAAACCGGATAGCCAAATTTCTTTCCAGGATCGCCGTATTTGGCAAATATTTTTTCGTTTTTGTTGTCAGGGGAATAGTTCAGGTGGTAATAGATGTAATTATCATCCACAATTTTCTTCAGCTCCGGTGTCGTTTGCACATAATTATTGAACCTCAGGCACCAGATGCACCAGTTTCCGCCGGCCTGCAGCATGATATTCTTGTTTTCTGCCTGTGCCTGTTTTACCAGTTCGGCAATTTTCAGTTCTGCGTTTTCCTTCGGATCATAAGGTTTTGGCAGGGCCGCTTTCTCTTGATCCTGGGCTTTTTTCTTTTCAGCAGCTACGGTGGCACTGTCTTTTTCCAGAGTGGGGGCAGTGGTTTCAGTCTTTTGTGAACATGCGAAGGAAACGGTCATCAATGCACCGCACAAGCCTATTTTAAACAGTCTATTTTTCATTTATAAATAATTTAGCAGATCAAAAAT
The sequence above is a segment of the Chryseobacterium taklimakanense genome. Coding sequences within it:
- a CDS encoding aldehyde dehydrogenase, encoding MNYNEILERQREFFATHKTKNLKYRKEQLEKLKRIIQNNENLLNEAIYKDFGKSKADTFTTEISFVLNDIDYYLKNLNSLAKPKRVKTNLLNQPGTSKIYPEPLGNTLIIGAWNYPYQLTLSPAVAAIAAGNTVIAKPSEIAANTMQVMARIINENFNPDVFYCMEGGIEETTEILKEKFDKIFFTGSTRVGKIIYEAAAKHLTPVTLELGGKSPAIVTKNSDYKIAAKRIVWGKFLNAGQTCVAPDYVLVDQSIEEKFLEYLKEYIVEFNYREGSEHYTRIINQRNFSRLTNLIHKEKIYLGGNYSEQNLHIEPTVLRGVDWDDAVMKEEIFGPVLPVLTYNVLNEALNEITAHEKPLAAYIFTNDHGEKKLFTDKISFGGGCINDVVMHLSNGSLPFGGVGNSGIGSYHGKYGFETFSHQKAVLERATWGEPNLKYPPYTENKLKWIKRVL
- a CDS encoding thioredoxin family protein gives rise to the protein MKNRLFKIGLCGALMTVSFACSQKTETTAPTLEKDSATVAAEKKKAQDQEKAALPKPYDPKENAELKIAELVKQAQAENKNIMLQAGGNWCIWCLRFNNYVQTTPELKKIVDDNYIYYHLNYSPDNKNEKIFAKYGDPGKKFGYPVFIVLDKDGRQIHTQESGVLEEGKGYSLEKVKAFFEAWKPKG
- a CDS encoding SDR family oxidoreductase, which codes for MNFKGKRVLITGGASGIGKIMGRKALERGCSHLVIWDINQEGLLQTQAEFQTLDGKISLFQVDISDLEQIKSAAEKVNTQTGGIDILINNAGIVVGKYFHEHTHEQISKSMLVNSSALMHITAEFLRGMMARNLGAVCNIASSAGLISNPKMSVYAASKWAAVGWSDSLRLEMEQLKKNISVTTIMPFYISTGMFDGVKSKLLPILEPEKTSERIIKAIENDTKMLAMPLPYWFIRFSQGILPLPAFDWVMRNVFGIYDTMKDFKGRE